The window TGCGGTGTCCAGGCGGGGTGTGGCCAGGGCGTTGGCGAGGCCTTCCTCGCCGAACTGCTCTTCGTGCTCGTTGCGCGCTTCGGTGATGCCGTCGGTGTAGAGCAGCAGGCTCTGGGTGGGCTCCAGGCGGATGTGGCGGGCGGTGAGGTCGGGGGTGCGGGTGATTCCCAGGAGCAGGCCCTCGCCCGTGACGGGGCGCGGGGTCTGCCGGGCGTCGATGAGGAGGGGGTGGGTGTGGCCGGCTCGGACGAGGGTGATGTCGAGCCCGCCGCCGGCGACGGGCTTCAGGTGGCCGTAGACGAGGGTGACGAAGCCGGTTCCGTGGCTGCTGGGACGGTCGAGGAGTGCCTTGTTGACCGCGCGGACCACGGCTTCGGGGTCCGGGAGCAGTGGGGCGACGGCGCGGGCGGTGTGGCGGACGAGGGCGGTGGTGGTGGCGGCGGTGGCGCCGCGTCCGCAGACGTCTCCGAGCATGAACGCCCAGGTGCCTTCTCCGAGGGGGAACACGTCGTAGAAGTCGCCGCCGATGTTGAGGCCTTCGCCCGCGGGGTGGTAGTAGGTGGCGATGTCGGCGCCGGGCACGTTCGGGACCTCGGGCAGAAGTAGACCGGACTGGAGGTCGCGGGCGAGGGCGGCGCGCTGGGTGTACTGGCGGGCGTTGAGAGCCGCGGAGGCGGCGCGGCGGGCGAGTTCCTCGGCCAGCGCGACGGTGTGTCCGTCGAAGGCGTCCTCGCCGGTGGTGAGCAGGGTCATGACGCCGAAGGCCGAGCCGCGGTCGAGCAGCGGGACGCACAGGTAGCCGGTGACGTTCAGGTCGTTCCACGGGCCCGGGCCGGTGGGGGTGCGTCGGGCGACCTCGCTCAGGCCGGTGGCCAGGACCCGGGACACGGCGTCGTCGTCGGCGTCGTAGACGGGGATGTGGGAGGCGAGGAGCCGCTCTTCGAGCGGGGAGGGCGCTGTCGTGGCGACGCGTTTGACACGGCCGGCGTCGATGACGTCGACCGTGCAGAGCGGCGCCAGGGCCGGGGCGCACGCGGTGGTCAGGCGCCGCAGGGTCTCGGTGTAGTCGAGGTCAGAGGAGAGCGAGGTGCTGGCCGCCAGCAGGAACGCGAGGTCCCGGCGTGCGGCTTCCTCCCGGGCCTCGGCGAGGGCGCGGGCCCGTTCGGCCTGGTGCCGCTCGATGGCGAGGGCCGCCGTGTCGGCGAACATCCGGGCGAGGGCCAGGTCGGACTCCTGCGGTGCGCGGGGAACGCGGTGGTACATCGCGAAGGTGCCCAGCAGCGACTTGTCCCTGGCCAGGATCGGAGTGGACCAGCAGGCTGCCACGCCTGCCTTCCCGGCCAGGTCGCGGAAGTCGTCCCAGAAGGGGTCGGTGGCGATGTCGCTGACGATGACGGGTTGCCGCCGGTGTGCGGCCGTGCCGCAGGAGCCGACGCCCTCGCCCGCGGCGATGCCGTCGATGGCCTGGTTGTAGAAGTCGGGGAGGCTGGGGGCGGCGCCGTGGTGCAGGTGCCGGCCCCCGGCGTCGGCGAGGAGGACGGAGACCAGGACTTCCTCGGGGGCCAGTTCCTCGATGGTGCGGGCCATGCCGTCCAGTACCTGTTCCAACGGTGCCTGGCGGGCGATCTGTTCGAGCAGCGCCCGGTGTTCGGCGGTGAGCCGTTGGGCCTGCTTGACCTGCGTGGTCTCCACTCCGGTGACGAGTACGCCCATGACGTTGCCGGCGGCGTCGAGGCGTGGCTCGTACGTGAAGTCGAAGTACGCCTCGCGTGCCGCGGGGCCGTGGTCCAGGACGGTGCGGGTGTCCGGCCCGGTGTGGCGTTCGCCGGCCCGGTAGACCCGGTCCAGCAGCTTGAGGATGCCCTGTGCCTCCGGTTGGGGCATCACCTCTTTCAGCGGGATCCTCGTGCGCACGTGTTCTCCGGCGCCGATCGCGCTGAAGAAGGCCGCGTTGGCTTCCTCCACCATGTGGGCGGGGCCGGCCAGCGAAGCGAAGACGGCCGTGGACTGGCCGAAGAGGGCCCGCAGATCATGCTCCGGGCGACCGTCCATCCCGTCGACCCCACGTTCGATGTCGCGTGTGATGCCGTTGTCGGTGGCGCCTTCCGGACCGGCGGTCGCCGGCGGCTGCTGTCCTGGAACTCGGGTCATCGCCCTGTCGACCTCTCGCTTGCCCGACGCGCTGGAGGCGCGGCGGCCTCGCTGCCGGATTCTCGTGGACCGGCGCCGGACAACAGGGCGCTCTCTGGTGTGGGATGGACGGCGATCGCCTGGTCCAGGCCGGTCAGCGCGAAGACCCGCGCCACCGAGCCCGGGGCCGCCGCGAGGCGCAGCAATCCGCCGTGCGCGGACAACTTCTGGTAGATCCTGATCAGGCCGCCGATGCCGGAGGAGTCGCAGAAGGCGAGGGCCGTGCAGTCGACCACGACCAGCCCCGGTTGATCGGGGCCGGTGAGGACCAGGTCGGCTGCTTCCTGGAGCTGGACGGCGCTGTCGTAGTCGAGCTCGCCGCGGAGGGCGAACACGCATGCCTGCGCGGTGCGCCGGACGTCCACCGAGAACACCTGTGGCCACCTCCACCTCGTCGTGACCGCTACCGGCTGATCATGGGCACCGTGCCGTCGGGGTCAGGGGCCGGTCGGCTGTGCGGGTAGAGGACGCCGACGGGCGGTCGACGTCCGTACGGCTGACGTCTCGCGTCCGGCGATTCGCATCGACCCGACGCCCGTCTGCCCGCCCGCCCGGAGGCCATGCCCTCACGAACGGGTGACGGTTCTCACGGCGCCGGGCCGCGCATCGGAGGAGACGGTGTGTTCGTCCGGTGTGCGTCCGGTGGGGGACGGCGCCGCGCGGGGGGCCTGGTTGCCAAGGGAGCAACGAATGGAGGATGGTTGCCGGAAGGCAAGGATGTTTCCTTCGAGACGATGAGGTGAGGGGTTCGCGCAGCGGGCCTTCTACGTTTGGTGAATTCCACCCAGTCATCTGCCGGTTCGACCGCGGTGGGCATCCCGTGGGGTGAGGCCCCCTACCCGGTACTGGTGGCGGACGCCGAGGCGGACCTGGTGTTCGTCAACGCGGCCGCCGGTCTGGTCTTCCCGGGCGCCCACTCGGGATCAGCGCTCTCGGACGCGGTACCCGGCTGGCTGTCGTCGGCGCACGCCCGGTACCTCGCCGCGGTTCCGGCGCAGCGCCCCGGCGCCGACCGGGACCCGATGGTGCAGGGCCCGGTGGGCGACCGTACCTACGAGGCGCACCCGACGGTACGCGAGGACGGCACGGTGGTGTGGTGGCTGGTCGACGACACCGACCACCGCCTGGCCCGTGAAGCCCTGCGGATGGAACAGGAGCGCACGGCGTTCCTGACCCAGGCCTCCAACCTCCTCCTCTCTTCTCTCAATCTGGACCGGTGCATGGACGTCACGGCGCAGATGGCGGCGGAGCACCTCGCGGACGCGGCGTTGGTGATCGCCCCGACGCGCGGGCGTGAACTGCCCGTGGTGGCCTGCCTCCGCGGTGGAACGCCGTCGAAGTTCGGTGTGGCCGCCAACCCCGACGAGGTACCGGGGCTCGGGGAGGCGCTCCAGGGCTTCCCGCCCGTTCCCTCCCGCTGGATCGACCCCGAGGCCGCTCCCTCGTGGCTCATTCCCGACGGTTTCGGTCCGGTGGGGTCGATCGTCATCACGCCCCTGCCCGGACACGGGGTGCCCGCCGGCGCCCTGGTCCTCCTCCGCCACGCCGACGGCGCCGCGTTCACGGAGGGCGAGGAGGTCTTCGCCCGACTGTTCGCCGCCCGCGCGGGCGCCGCGATGTCGGCCGCCCGCCTGTACGCGGAGCAGGCCTCGATCACGGAGACGCTGATGCGGGAGCTGCTGCCCCCGTCACTGCACCAGGTCTCCGGTGTCGAGTACGCGGGCGGCTACCGTCCCTCCCTTGACCACGAGCGGATCGGTGGGGACTTCTACGACGTCCACCCGCCGGCGGTGGAGGGCGACGCCTCACTCGTCGTGCTCGGCGACGTGTGCGGCAAGGGCCTGGAAGCCGCGGTGATGACGGGGAAGATCCGCAACACCCTGCATGCCCTGTTGCCCATGGCGGACGACCACCAGCGAATGTTGAGCCTGCTGAACACCGCGCTCCTGAACACGCACGACGCCCGCTTCGCGACCATGGTCCTGGCCTCCGCCACGCGCGAGGGGAACGCGGTGCGGCTGCGCCTGACCAGTGCCGGACACCCGGCGCCCCTGATCCTGCGCTCCGACGGGCGGGTCGAGGAGGCTCCCACGCAGGGCACCCTCGTCGGCGCGCTGCCGTCCGTCACCGCCAAGACGGCGCAGGTCACGCTCGCACCCGGCGAGACCTGCGTCCTCTACACGGACGGAATCAGCGAGGCGCGCGGCGGCCCGCTCGGCGGGACGATGTTCGGCGAGGCCCGCCTGCGCCGCGCGCTCTCGGAGTGCGCGGGCCTGCCCGCAGAAGCCGTCGTGGAGCGGGTACAGATGCTCGCCTCCCAGTGGGTGGGGACGGGCCGGCACGACGACATGGCCGTCGTGGTGATCTCCGCGCCGCGCACCAACCACCTGAGCGCCGTGGACGGCCACACCCGGGGAAGGTTCACCGCGTGAGCCGACGGAGCACCGGGGCGACCGCGCTGGAGCAGTTGGCGAAGGAGTTGTGGGAAGGGGTCCTCGGCCTCGACGAGGCGGCGGTGATCACGGCCGTGCTCGGGGCGCTGGACGAGGGTGTGGACGCCGAGAGCGTCCTGCTCGACGTCATCGCCCCGCTCCAGGGGCGGGTGGGCGAGGAGTGGGCCGCCAACCGCATCACCGTCGCCCAGGAGCACGCCGCCACCGCGATCAACGAGCGGGCCGTCGCCGCACTCGCCCAACACCCTTCGGCCCGCGCCACGCGCACCCGCGGCCGGGTCACGGTGGCCTGCGTGGACGGCGAATGGCACGCCCTGCCGGCCCGCCTCCTCGCCGAGGTGCTGCGGCTGCGCGGCTGGCACGTCGACTACCTCGGCGCCCAGGTCCCCACGCCGCACCTCGTCGCGCACCTGCACCGCACCGGCCCGGACGCCGTCGCCCTCTCCGGTTCGATCGCCACGCGCCTGCCCACCGCGCACGC of the Streptomyces sp. NBC_01426 genome contains:
- a CDS encoding SpoIIE family protein phosphatase, which translates into the protein MTRVPGQQPPATAGPEGATDNGITRDIERGVDGMDGRPEHDLRALFGQSTAVFASLAGPAHMVEEANAAFFSAIGAGEHVRTRIPLKEVMPQPEAQGILKLLDRVYRAGERHTGPDTRTVLDHGPAAREAYFDFTYEPRLDAAGNVMGVLVTGVETTQVKQAQRLTAEHRALLEQIARQAPLEQVLDGMARTIEELAPEEVLVSVLLADAGGRHLHHGAAPSLPDFYNQAIDGIAAGEGVGSCGTAAHRRQPVIVSDIATDPFWDDFRDLAGKAGVAACWSTPILARDKSLLGTFAMYHRVPRAPQESDLALARMFADTAALAIERHQAERARALAEAREEAARRDLAFLLAASTSLSSDLDYTETLRRLTTACAPALAPLCTVDVIDAGRVKRVATTAPSPLEERLLASHIPVYDADDDAVSRVLATGLSEVARRTPTGPGPWNDLNVTGYLCVPLLDRGSAFGVMTLLTTGEDAFDGHTVALAEELARRAASAALNARQYTQRAALARDLQSGLLLPEVPNVPGADIATYYHPAGEGLNIGGDFYDVFPLGEGTWAFMLGDVCGRGATAATTTALVRHTARAVAPLLPDPEAVVRAVNKALLDRPSSHGTGFVTLVYGHLKPVAGGGLDITLVRAGHTHPLLIDARQTPRPVTGEGLLLGITRTPDLTARHIRLEPTQSLLLYTDGITEARNEHEEQFGEEGLANALATPRLDTAPDVIDALIRAVRAFSGAGGIDDDQAALVLTATAAATSGRP
- a CDS encoding STAS domain-containing protein; translated protein: MFSVDVRRTAQACVFALRGELDYDSAVQLQEAADLVLTGPDQPGLVVVDCTALAFCDSSGIGGLIRIYQKLSAHGGLLRLAAAPGSVARVFALTGLDQAIAVHPTPESALLSGAGPRESGSEAAAPPARRASERSTGR
- a CDS encoding PP2C family protein-serine/threonine phosphatase, translating into MVNSTQSSAGSTAVGIPWGEAPYPVLVADAEADLVFVNAAAGLVFPGAHSGSALSDAVPGWLSSAHARYLAAVPAQRPGADRDPMVQGPVGDRTYEAHPTVREDGTVVWWLVDDTDHRLAREALRMEQERTAFLTQASNLLLSSLNLDRCMDVTAQMAAEHLADAALVIAPTRGRELPVVACLRGGTPSKFGVAANPDEVPGLGEALQGFPPVPSRWIDPEAAPSWLIPDGFGPVGSIVITPLPGHGVPAGALVLLRHADGAAFTEGEEVFARLFAARAGAAMSAARLYAEQASITETLMRELLPPSLHQVSGVEYAGGYRPSLDHERIGGDFYDVHPPAVEGDASLVVLGDVCGKGLEAAVMTGKIRNTLHALLPMADDHQRMLSLLNTALLNTHDARFATMVLASATREGNAVRLRLTSAGHPAPLILRSDGRVEEAPTQGTLVGALPSVTAKTAQVTLAPGETCVLYTDGISEARGGPLGGTMFGEARLRRALSECAGLPAEAVVERVQMLASQWVGTGRHDDMAVVVISAPRTNHLSAVDGHTRGRFTA